The Streptomyces camelliae genome window below encodes:
- the coaD gene encoding pantetheine-phosphate adenylyltransferase gives MRALFPGSFDPVTQGHQDILRRAALLFDEVVVCVMFNSNKTGRFPVTERLDRLRAAATDLSNVTVDSHTGGLLVDYCSRVGIDVVIRGVRGVSDLDYEMPMARMNHELAGVETLFIAADPALAHISSTLVTAVSQQDLL, from the coding sequence ATGCGAGCCCTCTTCCCAGGATCCTTCGACCCGGTCACTCAAGGGCACCAGGACATACTCCGGCGCGCTGCCCTCCTGTTCGACGAGGTCGTCGTGTGCGTGATGTTCAATTCGAACAAGACCGGACGCTTCCCCGTCACGGAACGGCTGGACCGGCTCCGCGCGGCAGCAACTGACCTGAGCAACGTCACGGTCGACTCCCACACCGGCGGCCTGCTGGTCGACTACTGCAGCCGAGTCGGAATCGATGTCGTCATCCGCGGAGTCCGCGGCGTTTCTGACCTGGACTACGAGATGCCGATGGCCCGCATGAACCACGAACTGGCCGGAGTCGAAACGCTCTTCATCGCTGCAGACCCCGCCCTGGCCCACATCTCATCCACTCTCGTCACTGCGGTGAGTCAACAGGACCTTCTCTGA
- a CDS encoding transposase: MARELGLNRRTVSKYARASTWQEVVRRPPRKPSTLDPYLGYLQQRWDEGQHSAKILHEELQAKGYLGHYQRVKMAVAPLRRGLPLDEPRERPPSPREAARWITTHPHRRTPHINDRLPRLLGHCPELRTADDLVRRFSDMLDDHDATSLPEWLDDLANTGLIPLTGLARALREDRHAVAQGITSPYSSGVNEGRITDVKVQKRLMAGRAGVPLLRHRVVLIAHLRRRYADRPIASPR; encoded by the coding sequence GTGGCCCGCGAACTCGGCCTGAACCGCCGCACCGTCAGCAAGTACGCCCGGGCCAGTACCTGGCAGGAGGTGGTGCGCCGTCCGCCCCGCAAGCCCTCCACCCTGGACCCCTACCTCGGCTACCTGCAACAACGATGGGACGAGGGACAGCACAGCGCGAAGATCCTGCACGAGGAACTCCAGGCCAAGGGCTACCTCGGCCACTACCAGCGCGTGAAGATGGCCGTCGCACCCCTCAGGCGGGGCCTGCCCCTGGACGAACCACGCGAGCGACCGCCATCCCCGCGCGAAGCCGCCCGCTGGATCACCACCCACCCGCACCGCCGCACCCCGCATATCAACGACCGCCTGCCCCGGCTCCTCGGCCACTGCCCTGAACTCAGGACCGCCGACGACCTGGTCCGCCGGTTCTCCGACATGCTCGACGACCACGACGCGACATCCTTGCCGGAGTGGCTGGACGACCTCGCGAACACTGGGCTGATCCCGCTGACCGGCCTTGCCAGAGCCCTGCGCGAAGACCGGCATGCCGTTGCCCAGGGGATCACCAGTCCCTACAGCTCCGGCGTCAACGAAGGCCGCATCACCGACGTCAAGGTGCAGAAACGGCTCATGGCCGGACGCGCGGGCGTCCCCCTTCTCCGCCACCGCGTCGTCCTGATCGCCCACCTCCGCCGACGCTACGCGGACCGGCCGATCGCCTCTCCGAGATGA
- a CDS encoding IS256 family transposase, translating to MTAPDSLPLHALAEDNLAAASPDLLRAMVKTFADALMSAEADALCNAEYGQVSDERVNHRNGYRLREWDTRAGTVELAVPKLRQGSYFPHWLLERRRRAEQALISVVATAYLLGVSTRRVEKLAESLGVTQLSKSQVSAMAKHLDEQVAAFRNRPLDAGPYAFVWVDALTQKVREGGRIINVHALIAVGVNADGHREILGLDVATAEDGAGWLAFLRSLIARGLSGVQLVISDAHMGLVNAIGATLPGASWQRCRTHYARALLSQVPKSAQPWVATLLRTVFEQPDIDAVQSQMRHVLDALEAKFPKAAAHLDAAQGDVLAFTAFPREIWRQIWSNNPQERLNKEIRRRTDVVGIFPDRTALIRLVGAVLAEQNDEWTEARRYMGLDLLAKARLHPIESETDDTVIPTELTA from the coding sequence ATGACCGCACCCGACAGTCTGCCCCTGCACGCCCTCGCGGAGGACAACCTCGCAGCGGCGAGTCCCGATCTGCTGCGCGCGATGGTCAAGACGTTCGCGGACGCGCTCATGTCCGCCGAGGCCGATGCCCTCTGCAATGCTGAATACGGGCAGGTCAGCGACGAGCGAGTCAACCATCGCAACGGGTATCGCCTTCGCGAGTGGGACACCCGCGCGGGCACCGTCGAACTCGCCGTTCCCAAGCTGCGTCAGGGCAGTTACTTCCCGCACTGGCTGCTGGAGCGTCGCCGCCGGGCTGAGCAGGCCCTCATCAGCGTGGTCGCCACCGCCTATCTGCTCGGCGTCTCCACCCGCCGAGTGGAGAAGCTCGCCGAGAGCCTGGGCGTCACCCAGCTGTCGAAGTCCCAGGTCAGCGCCATGGCCAAGCATCTCGACGAACAGGTCGCCGCGTTCCGCAACCGGCCCCTGGACGCCGGCCCCTACGCGTTCGTCTGGGTGGACGCGCTCACGCAGAAGGTTCGCGAGGGCGGCCGCATCATCAACGTCCACGCGCTGATCGCGGTCGGCGTCAACGCCGATGGGCACCGTGAGATTCTCGGCCTGGACGTGGCCACTGCCGAGGACGGCGCCGGCTGGCTGGCCTTCCTGCGCTCCCTGATCGCCCGCGGCCTATCGGGCGTCCAACTGGTCATCTCAGACGCGCACATGGGCCTGGTCAACGCGATCGGGGCCACCCTGCCCGGCGCGAGCTGGCAGCGATGTCGTACTCACTACGCCCGCGCGTTGCTGAGCCAGGTGCCCAAGTCGGCCCAGCCGTGGGTGGCCACGCTGCTGCGGACCGTCTTCGAACAACCCGACATCGATGCAGTCCAGTCCCAGATGCGGCACGTCCTGGACGCATTGGAGGCCAAGTTCCCCAAGGCGGCAGCCCACTTGGACGCCGCTCAGGGCGATGTGCTGGCGTTCACCGCGTTCCCGCGCGAGATCTGGCGGCAGATCTGGTCGAACAATCCGCAGGAACGGCTCAACAAGGAGATCCGCCGCCGCACCGACGTGGTCGGCATCTTCCCCGACCGCACCGCCCTGATCCGCCTGGTCGGCGCGGTGCTGGCCGAGCAGAACGACGAGTGGACCGAAGCCCGCCGCTACATGGGACTCGACCTGCTGGCCAAGGCCCGCCTCCACCCGATCGAGTCAGAAACCGACGACACAGTCATCCCGACGGAACTCACCGCATAG
- a CDS encoding DinB family protein, producing MTRSERLAEQLDWYWHKNLRPRLDGLTDEEYLWEPVRGCWSIRPRGTPAAPMSEGSGEWTMDSASPALVPAPVTTIAWRLAHIIVSCLGYRVGWYFGGQDVDSETFAYAGTADEALKQLDEMYGRWNAGVRELSDTDLDNPPMVGPERCPMENRVLHVNRELIHSRGCVLGSGVRVRPDPGVCSRVGVTPA from the coding sequence ATGACAAGAAGCGAGCGGCTCGCGGAGCAACTGGACTGGTACTGGCACAAGAACCTGCGGCCGCGGCTGGACGGTCTTACCGATGAGGAGTACTTGTGGGAGCCGGTGCGCGGCTGCTGGAGCATCCGCCCACGTGGCACGCCGGCCGCACCGATGTCTGAAGGTTCGGGGGAATGGACGATGGACTCCGCGTCCCCTGCCCTGGTGCCGGCGCCGGTGACCACGATTGCCTGGCGGCTGGCGCACATCATTGTCTCGTGCCTGGGCTATCGGGTCGGATGGTACTTCGGCGGCCAGGACGTCGACTCCGAGACATTCGCCTACGCGGGGACCGCTGACGAGGCGCTGAAACAGCTCGATGAGATGTACGGGAGATGGAACGCGGGGGTCCGCGAGCTCTCGGACACTGACCTGGACAATCCGCCCATGGTGGGTCCTGAGCGGTGTCCCATGGAGAACAGGGTCCTGCACGTCAACAGGGAGCTGATCCATTCACGGGGTTGCGTCCTGGGAAGTGGTGTACGGGTTCGACCTGATCCGGGGGTTTGCTCCCGCGTCGGGGTGACGCCCGCATAG
- a CDS encoding GNAT family N-acetyltransferase, whose product MTSSMTTEPAILDVMELTSDPELEVRFAESAHQILADLVSGGAALGWVDPPSRDEVAELLGHVVSAVQAGDAALRAAYLDGQLVGLGYWLRYARPTHRPHADLEKIAVDAAAHGRGVGRALIAALIADAREAGIEVLTLDARGDNANALHLYRSLGFTEYGRLPDFVAVGEHRYDKVFYMLDFRRQG is encoded by the coding sequence ATGACCAGCAGTATGACCACTGAGCCTGCCATCCTTGACGTCATGGAGCTGACTTCGGATCCGGAGCTGGAGGTCCGGTTTGCGGAGTCGGCCCACCAGATCCTGGCGGACCTGGTCAGTGGGGGTGCCGCGCTGGGCTGGGTCGATCCACCCTCGCGGGATGAGGTGGCGGAACTTCTCGGCCACGTCGTCTCTGCGGTGCAGGCCGGGGATGCGGCCCTGCGTGCCGCTTACCTCGACGGTCAGCTGGTCGGGTTGGGGTATTGGCTCCGCTACGCCCGACCGACTCATCGGCCACACGCCGATCTGGAGAAGATCGCGGTAGATGCTGCTGCGCATGGCCGTGGTGTCGGCCGGGCGCTGATCGCTGCCTTGATCGCTGACGCCCGGGAGGCGGGTATCGAGGTCCTCACCCTGGACGCCCGTGGCGACAACGCCAATGCCCTGCACCTCTACCGGTCGCTGGGCTTCACCGAATACGGCCGTCTGCCTGACTTCGTCGCCGTCGGCGAACACCGCTACGACAAGGTCTTCTACATGCTGGACTTCCGCCGGCAAGGCTGA
- a CDS encoding IS1182 family transposase, which yields MDKTFRAFDPHQVLLLPPSLDDWLPEDHLARFVADLVDEVLDPSPVLAEYTDKRGYPPYDPRLMLRLLIYGYTTGVRSSRAIERKCTDDVAFRFLAADQAPDFRSIARFRRRHLDALAGLFTQSLHLAQKLGMVKMGRVALDGTKLEANASKHKAMSYGRLVDKEERVEAEIAQLEAQAAALLADAEATDTAEDQTFGPDGKDVDLPAELDRREERLAKLQAARAQIEAEAADKARRHAEEKEGRRQERGGTNDEQAVTGAGDQAAAKARPKPKAQANFTDPDSRIMKNSDGAYIQAYNAQAVVDEKHQVITAADVTTNPSDALNHTMMLDQSAQNTGIHPKQALVDAGYCCETNLEAAKNRQLACRTNTFMATGRLAHDEQVPPAPRGRIPANATLKERMARKLRTKPGKVAYSRRKAIVEPVFGQIMTCQNGRQLLLRGEDGARGEWRLLVACHNLRKIFRHAGTTGLAAFAS from the coding sequence GTGGACAAGACGTTTCGGGCCTTCGACCCGCACCAGGTCCTACTGTTGCCTCCTTCGCTGGACGACTGGCTGCCCGAGGACCATCTCGCCCGGTTCGTCGCCGATCTGGTCGACGAGGTGCTCGACCCCTCGCCGGTGCTTGCGGAGTACACCGACAAGCGCGGCTACCCGCCCTACGATCCCCGGCTGATGCTGCGGCTGCTGATCTACGGCTACACCACCGGCGTCCGTTCCTCGCGGGCGATCGAGCGCAAGTGCACCGACGACGTCGCGTTCCGGTTCCTGGCAGCTGACCAGGCCCCGGACTTCCGCTCCATCGCCCGGTTCCGCCGCCGCCACCTGGACGCGCTCGCCGGCCTGTTCACCCAGTCGCTGCACCTCGCGCAGAAACTCGGCATGGTCAAGATGGGCCGCGTCGCCCTGGACGGCACCAAGCTCGAAGCGAACGCCTCCAAGCACAAGGCGATGAGCTACGGCCGCCTGGTCGACAAGGAGGAGCGCGTCGAGGCCGAGATCGCCCAACTGGAGGCCCAGGCCGCCGCACTGCTGGCCGACGCCGAGGCCACCGACACTGCCGAGGACCAGACCTTCGGCCCCGACGGTAAGGACGTGGACCTGCCCGCCGAACTCGACCGCCGGGAGGAACGCCTGGCCAAACTGCAGGCCGCTCGCGCGCAGATCGAGGCCGAGGCCGCCGACAAGGCACGCCGCCACGCCGAGGAGAAGGAAGGCCGCCGCCAGGAGCGTGGCGGCACCAACGACGAGCAGGCCGTCACCGGCGCAGGGGACCAGGCCGCCGCGAAGGCCCGCCCCAAGCCCAAGGCCCAGGCCAACTTCACCGACCCCGACTCGCGGATCATGAAGAACAGCGACGGCGCCTACATCCAGGCATACAACGCCCAGGCTGTCGTGGACGAGAAGCACCAGGTCATCACCGCCGCCGACGTGACGACCAACCCATCGGACGCACTGAACCACACCATGATGCTCGACCAGTCCGCCCAGAACACCGGCATCCACCCCAAGCAGGCATTGGTCGACGCCGGATACTGCTGCGAGACCAACCTCGAAGCCGCGAAAAACCGCCAACTCGCCTGCAGGACCAACACGTTCATGGCCACCGGCCGCCTCGCCCACGACGAACAGGTCCCGCCCGCGCCGCGCGGACGGATCCCGGCGAACGCCACGCTGAAGGAGCGGATGGCCCGCAAGCTACGGACCAAGCCCGGCAAGGTCGCCTACAGCCGCCGCAAGGCCATCGTCGAACCCGTCTTCGGCCAGATCATGACCTGCCAGAACGGCCGCCAGCTCCTCCTACGCGGCGAAGACGGCGCCCGCGGCGAGTGGCGCCTGCTGGTCGCCTGCCATAACCTCCGCAAGATCTTCCGACACGCTGGAACCACCGGACTCGCCGCCTTCGCCAGCTGA
- a CDS encoding flavodoxin family protein, with amino-acid sequence MTASSPATDAPLARYDDLRALVINCTLKRSPETSNTQGLIDRSTAILDAQGVHVDVVRAVDHDIATGVWPDMTEHGWKTDAWPDLYQQVLAADILVLAGPIWLGDNSSVMKQVIERLYACSSLLNEAGQYAYYGRVGGCLITGNEDGVKHCAMNVLYSLQHLGYTIPPQADAGWIGEAGPGPSYLDPGSGGPENDFTNRNTTFMTWNLLHLARALKDLGGIPAYGNQRTAWDAGCRRDYENPEHR; translated from the coding sequence GTGACTGCTTCGTCGCCCGCCACCGACGCACCGCTGGCCCGGTACGACGACCTGCGTGCCCTGGTGATCAACTGCACCCTCAAGCGCTCGCCGGAGACCAGCAACACTCAGGGGCTCATCGACCGGAGCACAGCGATCCTGGACGCGCAGGGAGTGCACGTCGATGTCGTCCGCGCCGTGGACCACGACATCGCCACCGGTGTGTGGCCCGACATGACGGAGCACGGCTGGAAGACGGACGCCTGGCCGGACCTCTACCAGCAGGTCCTGGCAGCCGACATCCTCGTCCTGGCAGGACCCATCTGGCTCGGCGACAACAGCTCCGTGATGAAGCAGGTGATCGAACGCCTCTACGCCTGCTCCAGCCTGCTCAACGAAGCAGGCCAGTACGCCTACTACGGCCGCGTCGGCGGTTGCTTGATCACCGGCAATGAGGACGGCGTCAAGCACTGCGCCATGAACGTCCTCTACAGCCTCCAGCACCTGGGCTACACCATCCCTCCCCAGGCCGATGCCGGATGGATCGGCGAGGCCGGTCCCGGGCCCTCCTACCTCGATCCCGGCTCGGGCGGCCCGGAGAACGACTTCACCAACCGCAACACCACCTTCATGACCTGGAACCTGCTTCACCTCGCCCGGGCGCTGAAGGACCTCGGCGGAATCCCCGCCTACGGCAACCAGCGCACCGCCTGGGACGCCGGCTGCCGCCGCGACTACGAGAATCCCGAACACCGGTAG
- a CDS encoding NADP-dependent oxidoreductase → MGRTTERRWLGRGAAPPAALGVEGAGKVLAVGAGVTGFAVGDRVLAHEAPLPGGSGFWAERVLVNADHAAACPPGLDAVHAAALPVNGLTALQALEKLGLGRGQRLLITNGGGATGALSVQLAAARGIEVTATASAAAAERLLGLGATEVVDHHDANWPAQVRGGFDAALIIATGAAGAALPLVRDGGRLCSLTSDAPAEERGITSWDLYVEPNATQLLRLAEQAAAGTLKLAPGPLPLSEGPAVFARVVTGRAGGKKIVLTRA, encoded by the coding sequence GTGGGACGAACTACTGAACGGCGCTGGCTGGGACGTGGGGCTGCGCCCCCGGCGGCGCTGGGAGTGGAGGGCGCGGGCAAGGTGCTGGCCGTCGGCGCGGGTGTCACCGGGTTTGCCGTGGGCGACCGGGTGCTCGCACACGAGGCCCCGCTGCCCGGGGGAAGCGGCTTCTGGGCCGAACGCGTTCTGGTCAACGCGGATCATGCGGCAGCCTGCCCACCCGGGCTGGACGCCGTGCACGCGGCGGCGCTGCCGGTCAACGGGCTCACCGCGTTGCAGGCCCTGGAGAAGCTGGGCCTCGGCCGAGGGCAGCGGCTCCTGATCACCAACGGAGGCGGGGCCACCGGAGCCCTGTCCGTCCAGCTCGCCGCGGCCAGGGGTATCGAGGTGACCGCGACCGCGTCTGCTGCCGCCGCAGAGCGCCTGCTCGGTCTGGGAGCGACGGAGGTCGTCGACCACCACGATGCGAACTGGCCGGCCCAGGTACGCGGCGGGTTCGACGCCGCCCTCATCATCGCCACCGGCGCGGCGGGCGCCGCCCTGCCTTTGGTGCGAGACGGCGGCCGACTGTGCTCCCTGACCTCGGACGCGCCTGCGGAGGAACGAGGCATCACGAGTTGGGACCTCTACGTCGAGCCCAACGCCACGCAGCTTCTCCGGCTGGCGGAGCAGGCCGCCGCGGGAACCTTGAAACTCGCACCGGGACCCCTGCCGCTGAGCGAAGGACCGGCTGTGTTCGCCCGCGTGGTTACCGGACGGGCCGGCGGAAAGAAGATCGTGCTCACCCGAGCATGA
- a CDS encoding heavy-metal-associated domain-containing protein — MTETSYSVTGMVCAHCAASVTDEIEHIPGVITVTVDVDAGTVVVTSDRTLDVTDVRAAVEDAGYELTS; from the coding sequence GTGACCGAGACCAGCTACTCCGTCACGGGCATGGTCTGCGCACACTGCGCGGCATCCGTCACAGACGAGATCGAACACATCCCCGGGGTCATCACCGTGACGGTGGACGTCGACGCCGGAACGGTCGTCGTGACCAGCGACAGAACTCTGGACGTCACGGACGTCCGCGCCGCGGTCGAGGACGCGGGCTATGAGCTGACAAGCTGA
- a CDS encoding nuclear transport factor 2 family protein — MTPLHGTDPKEFIADFFTSFAEELLRSDEDPAVIVDRFHTPDIVQVADGHRIDRDKLIAHTRPVRKNRPTIRMEVHEAIADDERIAARYTLRSSQRGKDLVTEVHFFGHFTADGRMRRAHMATRSVPALDSTE; from the coding sequence ATGACCCCACTCCACGGCACCGATCCCAAGGAATTCATCGCCGACTTCTTCACCTCCTTCGCTGAGGAGTTGCTGCGGAGCGACGAGGACCCGGCAGTGATCGTCGACCGCTTCCACACCCCGGACATCGTCCAGGTCGCCGACGGCCACCGGATCGACCGCGACAAGCTCATCGCGCACACCCGCCCGGTCCGCAAGAACCGGCCCACCATCCGGATGGAGGTGCACGAGGCCATCGCGGACGACGAGCGGATCGCCGCTCGCTACACCCTGCGCTCCTCCCAGCGTGGCAAGGACCTCGTCACCGAGGTGCACTTCTTCGGCCACTTCACCGCCGACGGACGCATGCGCCGAGCCCACATGGCCACCCGCTCCGTACCCGCCCTCGACAGCACCGAGTAA
- a CDS encoding TetR/AcrR family transcriptional regulator, which yields MTSPPPRKPRADARRSRAAILEAAPRVLDADPDAGLEAVAVAAGVTRQTVYAHFPSREQLLLAVVDRITEEAVAAMDAVDLETGPAADVLMRLLDAGMRAARRYPVLLQKISALPVSPQAERDQHRTVADRIEQVILRGRDTGEFDDRLPVDWLVAATVRLGHLASEEQDEGRMSETAAQDALRKSLLRLLDAIGEGGTSRARG from the coding sequence ATGACGTCGCCTCCGCCTCGGAAGCCTCGCGCTGACGCCCGCCGCAGCAGGGCGGCCATCCTGGAGGCCGCGCCTCGGGTTCTCGATGCCGATCCCGATGCCGGCCTGGAAGCGGTCGCCGTCGCCGCCGGCGTGACGCGGCAGACCGTGTACGCCCACTTCCCCTCGCGGGAGCAGTTGTTGCTGGCCGTCGTCGACCGCATCACCGAGGAAGCCGTCGCCGCGATGGACGCGGTCGACCTCGAAACCGGACCCGCTGCGGACGTGCTGATGCGCCTTCTCGATGCCGGGATGAGGGCGGCCCGGCGCTACCCGGTACTGCTGCAGAAGATCAGCGCCCTGCCCGTCAGCCCGCAGGCCGAACGAGACCAGCACAGAACGGTCGCCGACCGCATTGAACAAGTGATCCTGCGAGGCCGGGACACGGGGGAGTTCGATGACCGGCTACCGGTCGACTGGCTGGTCGCGGCCACCGTCCGTCTCGGGCATCTCGCGAGTGAGGAACAGGATGAGGGCCGGATGTCCGAGACGGCCGCGCAGGATGCGCTTCGGAAGAGCCTGCTCCGTCTGCTTGATGCGATCGGCGAGGGGGGTACCTCAAGGGCGCGCGGGTGA
- a CDS encoding DMT family transporter, which yields MPAIARGLQVGIVYAVWSSLGTTLIVLVGALFLNEPLTLAKVTGVALVIAGVVILNLGGAH from the coding sequence GTGCCCGCAATCGCCCGTGGTCTGCAGGTGGGCATCGTCTACGCGGTCTGGTCGAGTCTGGGCACCACCCTCATCGTGCTCGTCGGCGCATTGTTCCTAAACGAACCGTTGACACTGGCCAAGGTGACCGGGGTCGCCCTGGTGATCGCGGGGGTCGTGATCCTCAACCTCGGCGGTGCGCATTGA
- a CDS encoding TetR/AcrR family transcriptional regulator, protein MTIKVTRTTRRAAATRAAIVDAAEELLASGGPDAVTLEGIAERADVAVQTVYNRVGGRAAVLIAVAERALEDNRTYMDDAYAAPGTPAERIRAASAAYVRFAAERPHQFRLLAEPPDEPAALERVAALVDEQNAKLAAALADGVADGSLAADLDPVTTATALWAAMNGVLGLSWRADRLRADASQLTELVTAVERVVLRGLLAR, encoded by the coding sequence ATGACAATCAAGGTCACACGCACGACACGTCGGGCCGCCGCAACCCGTGCGGCCATCGTCGACGCCGCCGAGGAACTGCTGGCCTCCGGAGGCCCCGACGCGGTCACCTTGGAAGGCATCGCGGAACGCGCGGATGTCGCCGTGCAGACGGTGTACAACCGCGTGGGCGGCCGCGCGGCCGTTCTCATCGCCGTTGCCGAGCGGGCACTTGAGGACAACCGGACCTACATGGACGACGCCTACGCTGCCCCGGGCACCCCCGCGGAACGCATCAGGGCCGCCTCGGCCGCGTACGTCCGCTTCGCCGCCGAGCGCCCGCACCAGTTCCGCCTGCTGGCCGAGCCGCCGGACGAACCCGCGGCCCTGGAACGGGTCGCCGCGCTCGTCGACGAGCAGAACGCCAAACTCGCCGCCGCCCTGGCCGACGGGGTGGCCGACGGCTCGCTCGCCGCCGACCTCGATCCCGTCACCACCGCCACCGCGTTGTGGGCGGCCATGAACGGCGTTCTCGGCCTCTCCTGGCGCGCGGACCGACTCCGCGCTGACGCCTCCCAATTGACGGAACTCGTCACAGCTGTGGAAAGGGTGGTTCTCCGCGGACTGCTCGCCCGCTGA
- a CDS encoding SDR family NAD(P)-dependent oxidoreductase yields the protein MTRYDLAGRTVVLTGSTGGLGAALARALRGRGANLALLDLSLAATTAQAQDLGDETVARGWHADVRDLAGLQQAMHEAATHFGRLDIVIAGAGIDTMAPMAAIDPSAYERVIDVNLNGVWRTFRAALPHVQRHEGYLLAVSSMAAFVHSPLQISYTASKAGVWALCDSLRLEVRHLGVGVGSAHPTFFRTPMMDDVTADPAGHALWGGNSKGLWKMVPLEKVIAGIVRGIERRADRVVVPRSLTLTANAPGLFRPILERVGFRSQTVQRALGLASASGWHDPAVHERHQAGSR from the coding sequence ATGACCCGTTACGACCTGGCCGGGCGCACCGTCGTCCTCACTGGTTCCACCGGCGGCCTGGGCGCTGCCCTCGCCCGGGCCCTGCGCGGGCGCGGCGCCAACCTCGCGCTGCTCGACCTCAGCCTCGCGGCTACCACGGCCCAAGCCCAGGACCTGGGAGACGAAACAGTCGCCCGTGGCTGGCACGCCGACGTACGCGACCTCGCCGGCCTGCAGCAAGCCATGCACGAGGCCGCCACGCACTTCGGGCGCCTCGACATCGTCATCGCAGGCGCCGGGATCGACACCATGGCCCCGATGGCGGCCATCGACCCGTCGGCCTACGAACGTGTCATCGACGTCAACCTCAACGGGGTCTGGCGCACCTTCCGTGCCGCACTCCCCCACGTGCAACGCCACGAGGGCTACCTGCTCGCCGTCTCGTCCATGGCTGCCTTCGTGCACTCGCCGCTCCAGATCTCCTACACCGCGAGCAAGGCCGGCGTGTGGGCGCTGTGCGACAGCCTTCGCCTGGAGGTTCGCCACCTGGGTGTCGGTGTCGGCAGCGCCCACCCCACGTTCTTCCGCACTCCGATGATGGACGACGTGACCGCGGACCCGGCCGGGCACGCCCTCTGGGGCGGCAACTCCAAGGGGTTGTGGAAGATGGTGCCGCTGGAGAAAGTCATCGCCGGCATCGTCCGCGGCATCGAGCGCCGTGCGGACCGCGTCGTCGTCCCCAGGTCCCTCACCCTGACCGCGAACGCTCCCGGCCTGTTCCGGCCGATACTCGAACGTGTCGGTTTCCGCTCTCAGACGGTCCAGCGCGCCCTCGGCCTCGCCTCGGCGTCGGGCTGGCACGACCCGGCGGTGCATGAGCGCCATCAGGCCGGTTCCCGCTGA
- a CDS encoding short-chain dehydrogenase/reductase yields MPTYPIAGKTVFITGAAGGIGAATARTLHSRGANVVLADRGIDATSALARDLGGDRTLALSVDVTDRAALADAVGRTVDRFGGLDVVFANAGIAADPPATIATIDPAMFERVVEVDLLGVWRTVRAALPHVIAARGHVLVTASVYAYFNGMTNAPYAMSKAGVEQFGRALRAELGIHGASAGVLYPGWVHTPIAGAAFGSNDITTRMREIAFPSLLGKAIAPTRVADAVVRGIENRSARVMVPRRWAPFSALRGVLNPVTDLIAERHPELRRLLRRLDESAGPTGKSPQTDSPR; encoded by the coding sequence ATGCCCACCTACCCGATTGCGGGGAAGACCGTCTTCATCACCGGCGCAGCCGGAGGCATCGGTGCGGCCACCGCCCGCACGCTGCACTCGCGCGGAGCCAACGTGGTCCTCGCCGACCGGGGCATCGACGCCACATCGGCCCTCGCCCGCGACCTCGGCGGCGACAGGACACTGGCGCTGTCGGTGGATGTCACCGATCGCGCCGCACTGGCCGACGCGGTGGGCCGTACGGTCGACCGGTTCGGCGGCCTGGACGTCGTCTTCGCCAACGCGGGGATCGCGGCCGATCCGCCGGCGACGATCGCTACCATCGACCCGGCCATGTTCGAGCGCGTCGTCGAAGTGGACCTGCTGGGCGTCTGGCGCACCGTTCGCGCCGCACTGCCGCACGTTATCGCGGCGCGCGGGCACGTCCTGGTCACCGCTTCGGTGTACGCCTACTTCAACGGCATGACCAACGCCCCCTACGCCATGTCGAAGGCCGGCGTCGAGCAGTTCGGCCGCGCCCTGCGCGCCGAACTCGGCATCCACGGCGCCAGCGCCGGGGTGCTCTACCCCGGCTGGGTCCACACGCCCATCGCTGGAGCAGCCTTCGGAAGCAACGACATCACCACCCGCATGCGCGAGATCGCCTTCCCGTCCCTGCTCGGCAAGGCCATCGCCCCCACGCGCGTCGCGGACGCCGTCGTCCGCGGCATCGAGAACCGCTCGGCCCGTGTCATGGTCCCCCGCAGGTGGGCACCGTTTTCGGCCCTGCGCGGCGTCCTTAACCCCGTCACCGATCTCATCGCCGAACGCCACCCCGAACTGCGCCGACTCCTGCGCCGACTCGATGAATCCGCCGGCCCCACAGGCAAGTCCCCGCAGACCGACTCACCGAGGTAG